Proteins found in one Pseudochaenichthys georgianus chromosome 13, fPseGeo1.2, whole genome shotgun sequence genomic segment:
- the septin4b gene encoding septin 4b isoform X3: MEDSDHEAHSSDEHNSGPASPKHSIPDHDPEQHSDHSDDSEVESFMQDPHHQGEHDHHDHKHHLHHDHEPHDAGREAEGEDRPHTPSYLRPPVAGRAQSDSGSEPCFPKSKSVEFDLPCPASPPRPKSPWARYDPYDSNKDQDKEYVGFATLPNQVHRKSVKKGFDFTLMVAGESGLGKSTLVNSLFLTDLYKDRKLLNAEERITQTVEITKHTVDIEEKGVKLKLTIVDTPGFGDAVNNTECWKSVADYIDQQFEQYFRDESGLNRKNIQDNRVHCCLYFISPFGHGLRPLDVEFMKALHEKVNIVPILAKADTLTPNEVKKKKIKIREEIEQYGIKIYQFPDCDSDEDEDFKQQDHQLKESIPFAVIGSNTVVEAKGKRVRGRLYPWGIVEVENSAHCDFVKLRNMLVRTHMQDLKDVTRETHYENYRAHCIQSMTRMVVKERNRNGTEMNRRTEQTFQQRKLTRESGTDFPIPTVPGVDDETEKLIREKDEELRQMQEMLEKIQDQIQTQKDGY, translated from the exons ATGGAGGACAGTGATCATGAGGCGCACTCATCAGACGAGCATAACTCCGGCCCTGCCTCCCCTAAACACAGCATACCAGACCATGACCCTGAACAG CATTCGGACCATTCAGACGACTCCGAGGTGGAGAGTTTTATGCAAGACCCTCACCACCAAGGAGAGCACGACCACCATGACCACAAGCACCACCTCCATCACGACCACGAGCCTCACGATGCAGGCAGGGAGGCTGAGGGCGAGGACCGCCCCCACACCCCGTCATATTTGCGTCCCCCTGTGGCGGGCAGGGCTCAGTCGGATTCAGGTTCAGAGCCCTGTTTCCCAAAGAGCAAAAGTGTGGAGTTTGACTTGCCGTGCCCCGCCAGCCCCCCCAGACCCAAGAGTCCCTGGGCTCGATACGACCCGTACGACAGTAATAAG GACCAGGACAAGGAATACGTGGGCTTTGCGACGCTGCCAAACCAGGTGCACCGTAAGTCAGTAAAGAAGGGGTTCGACTTCACGCTCATGGTGGCAG GGGAGTCTGGCCTGGGAAAGTCCACCCTGGTCAACAGTCTCTTTCTCACAGATCTTTACAAAGATAGGAAGCTGCTCAATGCTGAAG AGCGAATAACACAAACAGTAGAAATCACCAAACACACAGTGGATATAGAAGAGAAAGGTGTCAAACTGAAGCTCACCATCGTCGACACACCCGGGTTTGGGGATGCTGTAAACAACACTGAATG CTGGAAGTCCGTGGCGGACTACATCGACCAGCAGTTTGAGCAGTACTTCAGGGACGAGAGTGGCCTCAACCGGAAGAACATCCAGGACAACCGCGTACACTGCTGCCTCTACTTTATCTCACCCTTCGGTCATGG CCTCAGGCCTTTGGATGTGGAGTTTATGAAAGCTCTCCATGAGAAAGTTAACATCGTCCCCATCCTGGCAAAAGCAGACACACTCACCCCTAATGAggtcaagaaaaagaaaatcaag ATCCGAGAGGAGATCGAGCAGTACGGCATCAAGATCTACCAGTTCCCCGACTGTGACTCTGACGAGGACGAGGACTTCAAGCAGCAGGACCATCAGCTGAAG GAAAGCATCCCCTTCGCAGTGATCGGCAGCAACACAGTGGTGGAGGCCAAAGGGAAGAGGGTGCGAGGCCGACTCTATCCCTGGGGCATCGTAGAGG TGGAGAACTCGGCCCACTGTGACTTTGTGAAGCTGAGGAATATGCTCGTCCGTACGCACATGCAGGATCTGAAGGACGTGACCCGGGAGACTCACTACGAAAACTACAGAGCTCACTGCATCCAGAGCATGACCCGCATGGTGGTCAAGGAGCGCAACCGCAA TGGAACAGAAATGAACAGGAGAACTGAGCAGACATTTCAACAGCG TAAACTCACCAGAGAGAGCGGCACGGACTTCCCCATCCCCACGGTGCCCGGAGTGGACGATGAGACAGAAAAGCTCATCCGAGAGAAAGACGAGGAG TTGCGGCAGATGCAGGAGATGCTGGAGAAGATCCAGGATCAGATTCAAACTCAGAAAGACGGCTATTAA
- the septin4b gene encoding septin 4b isoform X2 — MDQDKEYVGFATLPNQVHRKSVKKGFDFTLMVAGESGLGKSTLVNSLFLTDLYKDRKLLNAEERITQTVEITKHTVDIEEKGVKLKLTIVDTPGFGDAVNNTECWKSVADYIDQQFEQYFRDESGLNRKNIQDNRVHCCLYFISPFGHGLRPLDVEFMKALHEKVNIVPILAKADTLTPNEVKKKKIKIREEIEQYGIKIYQFPDCDSDEDEDFKQQDHQLKESIPFAVIGSNTVVEAKGKRVRGRLYPWGIVEVENSAHCDFVKLRNMLVRTHMQDLKDVTRETHYENYRAHCIQSMTRMVVKERNRNGTEMNRRTEQTFQQRKLTRESGTDFPIPTVPGVDDETEKLIREKDEELRQMQEMLEKIQDQIQTQKDGY; from the exons GACCAGGACAAGGAATACGTGGGCTTTGCGACGCTGCCAAACCAGGTGCACCGTAAGTCAGTAAAGAAGGGGTTCGACTTCACGCTCATGGTGGCAG GGGAGTCTGGCCTGGGAAAGTCCACCCTGGTCAACAGTCTCTTTCTCACAGATCTTTACAAAGATAGGAAGCTGCTCAATGCTGAAG AGCGAATAACACAAACAGTAGAAATCACCAAACACACAGTGGATATAGAAGAGAAAGGTGTCAAACTGAAGCTCACCATCGTCGACACACCCGGGTTTGGGGATGCTGTAAACAACACTGAATG CTGGAAGTCCGTGGCGGACTACATCGACCAGCAGTTTGAGCAGTACTTCAGGGACGAGAGTGGCCTCAACCGGAAGAACATCCAGGACAACCGCGTACACTGCTGCCTCTACTTTATCTCACCCTTCGGTCATGG CCTCAGGCCTTTGGATGTGGAGTTTATGAAAGCTCTCCATGAGAAAGTTAACATCGTCCCCATCCTGGCAAAAGCAGACACACTCACCCCTAATGAggtcaagaaaaagaaaatcaag ATCCGAGAGGAGATCGAGCAGTACGGCATCAAGATCTACCAGTTCCCCGACTGTGACTCTGACGAGGACGAGGACTTCAAGCAGCAGGACCATCAGCTGAAG GAAAGCATCCCCTTCGCAGTGATCGGCAGCAACACAGTGGTGGAGGCCAAAGGGAAGAGGGTGCGAGGCCGACTCTATCCCTGGGGCATCGTAGAGG TGGAGAACTCGGCCCACTGTGACTTTGTGAAGCTGAGGAATATGCTCGTCCGTACGCACATGCAGGATCTGAAGGACGTGACCCGGGAGACTCACTACGAAAACTACAGAGCTCACTGCATCCAGAGCATGACCCGCATGGTGGTCAAGGAGCGCAACCGCAA TGGAACAGAAATGAACAGGAGAACTGAGCAGACATTTCAACAGCG TAAACTCACCAGAGAGAGCGGCACGGACTTCCCCATCCCCACGGTGCCCGGAGTGGACGATGAGACAGAAAAGCTCATCCGAGAGAAAGACGAGGAG TTGCGGCAGATGCAGGAGATGCTGGAGAAGATCCAGGATCAGATTCAAACTCAGAAAGACGGCTATTAA
- the septin4b gene encoding septin 4b isoform X1, translating to MDTMAAFLESHSDTEDQDKEYVGFATLPNQVHRKSVKKGFDFTLMVAGESGLGKSTLVNSLFLTDLYKDRKLLNAEERITQTVEITKHTVDIEEKGVKLKLTIVDTPGFGDAVNNTECWKSVADYIDQQFEQYFRDESGLNRKNIQDNRVHCCLYFISPFGHGLRPLDVEFMKALHEKVNIVPILAKADTLTPNEVKKKKIKIREEIEQYGIKIYQFPDCDSDEDEDFKQQDHQLKESIPFAVIGSNTVVEAKGKRVRGRLYPWGIVEVENSAHCDFVKLRNMLVRTHMQDLKDVTRETHYENYRAHCIQSMTRMVVKERNRNGTEMNRRTEQTFQQRKLTRESGTDFPIPTVPGVDDETEKLIREKDEELRQMQEMLEKIQDQIQTQKDGY from the exons GACCAGGACAAGGAATACGTGGGCTTTGCGACGCTGCCAAACCAGGTGCACCGTAAGTCAGTAAAGAAGGGGTTCGACTTCACGCTCATGGTGGCAG GGGAGTCTGGCCTGGGAAAGTCCACCCTGGTCAACAGTCTCTTTCTCACAGATCTTTACAAAGATAGGAAGCTGCTCAATGCTGAAG AGCGAATAACACAAACAGTAGAAATCACCAAACACACAGTGGATATAGAAGAGAAAGGTGTCAAACTGAAGCTCACCATCGTCGACACACCCGGGTTTGGGGATGCTGTAAACAACACTGAATG CTGGAAGTCCGTGGCGGACTACATCGACCAGCAGTTTGAGCAGTACTTCAGGGACGAGAGTGGCCTCAACCGGAAGAACATCCAGGACAACCGCGTACACTGCTGCCTCTACTTTATCTCACCCTTCGGTCATGG CCTCAGGCCTTTGGATGTGGAGTTTATGAAAGCTCTCCATGAGAAAGTTAACATCGTCCCCATCCTGGCAAAAGCAGACACACTCACCCCTAATGAggtcaagaaaaagaaaatcaag ATCCGAGAGGAGATCGAGCAGTACGGCATCAAGATCTACCAGTTCCCCGACTGTGACTCTGACGAGGACGAGGACTTCAAGCAGCAGGACCATCAGCTGAAG GAAAGCATCCCCTTCGCAGTGATCGGCAGCAACACAGTGGTGGAGGCCAAAGGGAAGAGGGTGCGAGGCCGACTCTATCCCTGGGGCATCGTAGAGG TGGAGAACTCGGCCCACTGTGACTTTGTGAAGCTGAGGAATATGCTCGTCCGTACGCACATGCAGGATCTGAAGGACGTGACCCGGGAGACTCACTACGAAAACTACAGAGCTCACTGCATCCAGAGCATGACCCGCATGGTGGTCAAGGAGCGCAACCGCAA TGGAACAGAAATGAACAGGAGAACTGAGCAGACATTTCAACAGCG TAAACTCACCAGAGAGAGCGGCACGGACTTCCCCATCCCCACGGTGCCCGGAGTGGACGATGAGACAGAAAAGCTCATCCGAGAGAAAGACGAGGAG TTGCGGCAGATGCAGGAGATGCTGGAGAAGATCCAGGATCAGATTCAAACTCAGAAAGACGGCTATTAA
- the LOC117457480 gene encoding LOW QUALITY PROTEIN: max-binding protein MNT-like (The sequence of the model RefSeq protein was modified relative to this genomic sequence to represent the inferred CDS: deleted 1 base in 1 codon): MSIETLLEAAKFLELQAQQQQKAREDDLKEKQRLEQFSQQRHSAVLYNSTIHINNVSKGDALHSGGRPGPIPPSLPPPSMAITVIPIPVVTSNPAGSPTLPIATLSPPSAPPPAATLPRSPQPKPEPSVLTANHKQLIQSLHPQLLTQTNNAKLQQLVQRYPGSIVSPPQQHAILPQTSPVLQQAPQQNGPASRGSPPDDGRLLDKKRPGGAGTREVHNKLEKNRRAHLKECFETLKKNIPNIDEKKTSNLSVLRSALRYIQTLKRKEKEYEHDMERLAREKIAMQQRLAELKNELSQWMDVMEVDRVLRQTVQPEEDQASTSTASEGEDLMDEDLEEEIAPRAQTALPTVPQTMKSDLHRTAPPTQAPTLAPSTTSFITQHISIQHKVPQLHPLTVTPLQPGFKPAVPHTLSSPCPPISLTQTLVPTQTQMVTASSLHPTVIAHASVSHPSVIQAVNHVIHGGGHKRIAHLASSTSTVQLAHQPIGHITVHPVAHLHQHLYPQQVAVTQSAMMGRITHTINHAPPHMNGTVTSQPAATIMGKQTAVNTQMVTHHPQLVGQTVLNPLTMVTMPSFPIGTLKLA; this comes from the exons AGGATGACCTAAAGGAGAAGCAGCGTCTGGAGCAGTTTTCTCAGCAGAGGCACTCTGCTGTGCTCTACAACTCAACTATCCACATCAACAATGTTTCTAAAGGGGACGCTCTGCACTCTGGGGGCCGCCCGGGGCCCATCCCGCCCTCTCTGCCTCCCCCGTCTATGGCCATCACTGTCATCCCCATCCCTGTGGTCACCTCTAACCCTGCAGGCTCACCCACGCTGCCCATCGCCACGctctcccccccctcc gctcccCCGCCTGCCGCCACGCTGCCACGCTCTCCACAGCCCAAACCTGAGCCCTCGGTGCTGACCGCCAaccacaagcagctgatacaaAGCCTCCACCCGCAGCTCCTCACCCAAACTAACAATGCTAAACTGCAGCAGCTGGTGCAGCGCTACCCGGGGTCCATCGTCTCGCCCCCGCAGCAACATGCCATCCTGCCTCAGACGAGCCCCGTGCTGCAGCAGGCCCCTCAGCAGAACGGCCCCGCCAGCCGGGGGAGTCCGCCTGACGACGGCCGCCTGCTCGACAAGAAGAGACCGGGAGG GGCAGGCACAAGAGAAGTGCATAACAAGCTTGAGAAAAACAG ACGAGCACACTTGAAGGAGTGCTTTGAGACGCTGAAAAAGAACATCCCCAACATCGACGAGAAGAAGACCTCCAATCTGAGCGTGCTGAGGAGTGCGCTGAGATACATTCAG aCGTTAAAGCGGAAAGAGAAGGAGTACGAGCACGACATGGAGCGGCTGGCCAGAGAGAAGATCGCCATGCAGCAGCGGTTAGCGGAGCTGAAGAACGAGCTGAGCCAGTGGATGGATGTGATGGAGGTAGACCGCGTGCTGCGACAGACCGTACAGccggaggaggaccaggcctccACCTCCACCGCCTCAG AAGGTGAAGACCTGATGGATGAagacctggaagaagagattGCGCCGAGAGCACAGACTGCCTTACCCACCGTGCCTCAAACCATGAAATCTGATCTGCACCGGACTGCACCCCCCACTCAGGCCCCCACCCTGGCCCCCAGCACTACCTCCTTCATCACCCAGCACATCTCCATCCAGCACAAAGTCCCTCAGCTCCATCCGCTCACAGTGACTCCTCTACAGCCAGGGTTCAAACCTGCAGTCCCCCATACACTCTCCTCCCCCTGCCCTCCCATCAGCCTCACGCAGACCCTCGTCCCCACCCAAACACAGATGGTGACGGCGTCCAGCCTCCACCCCACAGTCATAGCCCACGCTTCAGTGTCCCACCCCTCAGTCATACAAGCAGTGAACCACGTCATCCATGGAGGGGGTCACAAACGCATCGCCCACCTGGCTTCCTCCACCAGCACGGTCCAGTTAGCCCACCAACCCATCGGCCACATCACCGTGCACCCGGTGGCCCACCTCCACCAGCACCTTTACCCCCAGCAGGTGGCCGTCACACAGTCGGCCATGATGGGTCGCATCACCCACACCATAAACCACGCCCCCCCTCACATGAACGGCACTGTGACTAGCCAACCCGCTGCCACCATCATGGGCAAGCAGACAGCTGTGAACACCCAGATGGTGACGCACCACCCGCAGCTGGTGGGTCAGACGGTGCTCAACCCTCTGACTATGGTGACCATGCCCTCCTTCCCCATCGGCACTCTGAAGCTGGCCTGA